In Bactrocera oleae isolate idBacOlea1 chromosome 5, idBacOlea1, whole genome shotgun sequence, a genomic segment contains:
- the LOC106616085 gene encoding uncharacterized protein, with product MYERIALIGLLALVSCLLVINAAEIRQEQLEDGKNLIVQVVTTEELDKILTQYPNAVEMKATISDQEEINGRALHPRGRSIVTYTLGSGRESGDRLVSSESSTNDYDLPTSLRVTVRYPSSGTGAVITYVKITTYQSNNDGRAYVTSGGIGQRSIVMVIEAVRTTYFDFYSYIYGK from the exons ATGTACGAGCGCATAGCCTTAATAGGCCTATTGGCTCTAGTGTCTTGTCTCTTGGTTATCAATGCAGCGGAAATACGTCAAGAGCAATTAGaagatggaaaaaatttaatcgtGCAGGTGGTTACAACCGAGGAGTTGGATAAGATTTTGACGCAATATCCCAATGCTGTGGAAATGAAAGCGACAATATCAGATCAAGAAGAGATTAATGGCCGTGCGCTGCACCCACGGGGCAGAAGTATAGTCACCTATACTTTGGGTAGCGGTAGAGAGAGTG GTGACAGGCTCGTATCGAGTGAATCGAGCACAAATGATTACGACCTGCCCACGTCGTTAAGGGTAACAGTTAGATACCCCAGCAGCGGCACTGGCGCCGTcattacatatgtaaaaatcaCGACCTATCAAAGCAATAACGATGGACGCGCTTATGTCACAAGCGGTGGTATCGGTCAGCGCAGTATTGTTATGGTAATTGAGGCGGTTAGAACCACTTACTTCGACTTTTACTCTTATATTTATGGAAAATAA